The Pyrus communis chromosome 5, drPyrComm1.1, whole genome shotgun sequence region AAGAGAGCGTTCAACAGATCTTTTGGTTTGCCAGGGAAGAATAAGGAATGGCTTTGTGGACATCAGCATCCTTGtcttttttcaatattttctctATGCTATCCATGATTTCCAAGGTATATCAAGTACAGCTCTGCCTGGTTCTCCACATCTAAATCTTCTCTTTTGTTAGCCATAACTACTCAATCAAGTTTATGATACTCCGTGATGATTGGTAATTCAGTATTCCCAGCTATACTGACTGTAAAAACAAATTGTgagagattagagagagagagagaaagttaagCTACATGGAAGCTTACAGCAATGACACCTGAATGGCTAAGTTTAGGAGGCTTTCAATTTACAAGGTATATCAAGTAGAGAGTGAGCGCACTCAAGTGGCAGAAACCAAAGTTTGGTATCATTCTCTGCAGCAAATAGCTAGATGCTTCATGCAAATGATGATGTTATCGATCCAGAAAAATCCCGTTTCGAAAACAAATCAAGGTTCTATTTATTAATAAGCAGTGGGTCTGGACTAATTAGTGTTTCGTTTAGACGAGCTGTTTAAGTTCCTTTATTATAATGACTTAGCTGCAGGCAGTATTGACCAaggttcttaattttctttaatccCTAGTCTTGTTGTAATGTACTTGTTgctttaacaaacaaattatgcaaaccttacaaattaaataatactAAATAACAACCTTCATGTCAGAAATGCAGATTAAACTggcatttgatgaagaaatctAGCCTTTGATTAGCAGAAAATACTCACTCCTACACCGGTTTGGATTTACACTTGGCAACCACTACATATGCACCAAGAACATATAGGAGCATATGATAATCCAAGTCGTGAACATATATatgataattaatccaaatcCAAGTCGTTAACATATGGTGATTAATCACTAATTAGAACACGCAAGGAACTAATTATTGTTATTGCGAAAATGCAAGTTGCAGGAAGGAGTAGTTTAATTAAGATACCGCTGATAACAATTAAAAGTTAAACCTCGCGTCAGTGCCGGGGTTTTCAGTGTTGGAGTTGGTTTTCTCGGTCCCTCGATGAGCGGCTGCTGGTTGGACTGGACGACGACGAGCACTGTGTTCTTTCGTCTTCTCGCTTCATCTCATTCAGCTCTGCGTGtgttcttcatttttcttttctgggttggGCCCGTCGTTGTCCCTTTGAAAAAAGGTCAAAAGTTGAAAGCCTAGGGGCCATTAAATGGGCCTAAATATACAAAAACGTAAACCCACTGTTCAAAAATGGCCCAATTTTTAAAAAGATcaattgacccaaaaaaaaaaaaaaaaaaaaaaaaatcgaaggATGGAAGAATTGGGAGAGAGAACTCGAACACAGAAACTCGAGTGTAGAATTACTTTTGAGCTAATTGACAAGATTCCTTAGCTAAATGATGAACATACAgtttttttgacatttttttacaCCTCTATTATAGGACCTTAACCCctcaaattcaatttctttcatTTAAAACCCGACATAACCTTTTTACTCAAATAAAATCCAATGAATAAActccacataagcaaattcattaattatgttttactttacacatttaaaaattttcaaatgcctaaaaTACCCTTTTTGCATGTTTAATGTGCGCAATTAAACATATGCAGATTTTAAGGAggattaatgattttacaaaaataaaaaataaaataaaaaggcacTGTTATTCCAAATGCATTGCATGTTATTTGAGAATTCAAGATTTCTAcgttttgtaattaatttggttgatttATGTTTCTCTCACTCCATAAAATTTGCTTCTAATTTGATATAGGAATTAATTTGCAAAGTTTTCTTAATCttaactgacacaccccgatcgagatcagggcatgctggccgtcacgtggaagtgacgtaaccatgtgcacagtgcggaagctaataaaataataatggaaaATGTACGAATAAGTAAAAACTGGTTTTACATAAAGTAATatcaagtgcaagcgtaagtgtgacgctaagttcagagcataaagcctaaagcagtccaaaagaaaatgacgcaacaaaagtacacccgaaggtggtcctacgctggtgatcgtctgtcagatatgccgggaaaatcctcagggaaaccaccaaacgtgctagctaactagaacctggaggggcacaaaacaaaagcgtgagtgggcaaaaacaaagcttttcgaaaaccatttaataaataagttctaacccctcgccgtaaaacctgtatacttcccagaaaatagagtatatatatatatatataccaatgcttaagaatatgctatgccaaaacctcaaaatgaaatgcaagtgctcaggtaaaaTCATATCACtgtcatataatctgtcagccggagtcacctaacgtaacctgtacggctgaatctagagctcaaatctcaatctcactaactagacctgcacacgagtcggaaccacctaaagtggtatgtacgacaggcctgggtgtaatctatatatacgctcaagtgctacgattacgtgaaggctgggcgaataatcacgggtcacctacgagtcggaaccacctagagtggtctgtacgacaggactgtgcacctaacttggatccaagctgagcgtgtggtgcgggaggtaaacatcatgtgaaggaccgtgcccaactctgggcgggagcactaacaccgggggtgcaggttatgagctctctaagcatcccaaatcactactgaatgtaaacatgaattacacttacctggcacttacatgtgcgtccgcagcaccaaatatacatatatataaacaattaacaatgcaaTTAATCATGCATAACAACCGGCAATATAAATATGGCATGTAACGAataaacgttttaaatcactttctgtgaaaaatataagtatataggtatatacggaaaaccaaaaacccactcactggtatgtggaagggtcgtaacccccctacctcgagtgaccacgctcgtcctcgtgataggattcacctatatgcgaaacaactacaaaaacgttaattttaaaacacataaccaaccttaagaagtaacttctcatacaatgctcgaatggggtgtatgaatacaccaacgtgatctactcaacctcaggaacatccccatatttttaaaataatttttcactgCCGCACGCACCCCACGCGccagccaaggcacggccacacgcgccggccacgcacaggcacgtgcctggcacgctggcGGCGTCAGTTAACTCcatcaggaatattctgttatcCCTAACGGTAACCGTCAACGACGTTTGGAATACTCCGTCagttttgacggaatattctgtcatcTTCTCCagcgagactccggcgccgtcgccggcgccgaaaaatcgggaaattttcaaatcgtgatatgttcttcgtttttcaaccaaatttcacgaaattggtaccaaaatgaagctcacaacgagaggaacaaaatcataccactttcaagtgctaaaatccacgaaatctcacctggaaaatacccccaactccggccaacctcaaaactcgtgatcccgacgtccaaaaccttcaaacgaaccaccccgggcctcctaaggacctcaccaagcttcctacaagtttgaaattcccaaaaacatgagaaattacgtgtgcatgaacagtacccaaaatcgggtatcccgagttcgacgtgaaaacgaaggtatccttacctgaaatgggtacggttggactcctacgagcctcacgagcatggatatgtactttgtttcttcgatctgtgaatgtttgatgtgtttgtgtgtgtgtccgtacgttggAATGGAAAATGGGAAAGGAAAGGGAGCTCGGGACAGGTGCAGGGATAGGGAGAAAGGGTGAGGGGAATGTGTGGTCCACCATCAGCCAACCACTAACCAAAAATAACCAcaaaacgtaaagaaatcgcactaggggcaaaatcgtcttttcacgcatacgttttaaaattttcggaacgggctgttACATTAACAATActtttcaatttaaatatatttttttagtgaaatagtctatattttaaaatatttatcaatAAAATAATGTACCTGTAACTTTATACCGTAATTTATCTATCATATAAGATTTGTGGAATAATAATGTacctattatttaatttttacaacACTAATgtattttcaaaaataatttactaATGTGTATAATTTGTAAAGCTAATGATGtacctattgtttaatttttaaaaatgaatgtatatacaaaaataatttatctattgtTCCAAATTTTAGGATAAAAATTTACATGTTCTTATTTAATAGTAATGtatccataattttatttttgtatgaatataatttacctactttttaattttatatcaaactaatttacctactgTGACAATAATGTATCTacgattttatttttgtatggaTATAATTCACCTACaatttaacttttcaaaaaatGTATCTTCTATTTCACGATTTACTATTACATATGTGTTTCTGTGTtgacaaaataatttatttaaagttATATGGAAATTGTTAAAAATGTTAGCCATAATGGTTAGCTAATGGTTGTATGAGAACTGACATACCCCGAACCAAATATCGGGGTGTGCTAGCCGTcatgtgagggtgacgtagccaagtgcgcaGTGCGGAAGTACTAGAGTGAAAATACGAGGAAATAAAGCCGATaagataatttacaataaaagaTTAGTGAGTAATAGacgaaaacagaaagaaaaaaaaatgtaaagtaTAAGTTCAAATATCCTAGGTGCAATCTAGAATAAACAAGTATTGCACAAGCGATAACTAGAAAATCCTACATGGAGGGTGCTCTGTCAGAACTGCCTCGATGCCTCGTTCACCGCCAATGTCACcgctacctaaaacctggaagggcgcaaaacagaaaacgtgagtgggcaaaaacaaagtttgcttttcaaaccatttcaatatcaagtaataACCCTTCACTGTAAAACCAGTATACTTCCCCATAAAATACTATACGTACTcatatatcaaatcatgctaaaaacgataaagctcaaatatgccatgccagaaAATATACCATGTCAGAATATCCAATCAAACGGTATAAGCATCAAGCAAGTGAgataaaacaaatcataatatgcTGGTAATATCAGTAcgtcagctggagtcacctaaagtgacctgtacggctgaatctatagctcctcaaccactatcctgcacacgagtcggaaccacctatagtggttttTACGACAGGCTGGTGTATATAAATATGCTCAGTGCTACGATTACGCAAAGGCTGTGCgatgtatcgcaagtcacctacgagtcggaaccacctatagtggtctgtacgacaggctggcacttaccttggatccaaggcgagcgtacggtgcgggaggtgaacgatcacatgaaggctaggccctactaTGGCAGAGCACAAGCACCGAGGTGCAGGAATATaagctataactcaatctcGGCAACACCACATCTATCACTAACAACATACTCACCtaacttacctgagcgtccgcggtaccaaagcataaccaacacaatcacaataataataataataatatcgacgatatttgacatggcatttcaatcATAAACCATTTTGattataaaaccattaaaatgtaatttctgggaaaataccaatcataatatatatatactgaaaacaaaagcccactcactgatacgcaGAAAGGTCGTAGGCCCTAAGCCTTGCGTGGTTGCGCTCGTCCTCAGAATAatcctcacctatatgtgaaacaactataaaaccgtcaatttaacgcacataaccaactttaagtaataacttctcgtacattgctcaattagggtgtttgaatataccaacatgcTCTACTCAATCCCACGAACACcctcatatttttagaaaaaatttcggAAGCCTCACGCTCCCCCACGTGCTGGCCAAGGCACGACCACATGCGCctcccacgcgcaggcacgtgcctggcgcACGAACGGaatccctaacgccgttagggaatatttcgtcaaaaccaGAATATTTCATTAACTTTAACCTTACGCCACTAGTCTTCGTTAGaaatattccatcaactttgacggaatattctgtcgtcTCCTACCTCAGTCACTGGAATCCGGCGTCGACAGCCGTTGTGTCGCCGGATTCTGGAAAATCTTCAAACTTACTTTTCTcactcatttctcaaccaaacttcacaaaatttatttcaaaatgaagcttaggacaaGGGAAAGAAGTTTATACCACTTTGAAGCACTAAAAATGTTGGAATCTCGCCGGAGAAATCTTACAAAATCCGGCCAAACTTTACAACTtgctatcccgacgtccaaaatccttcaaacttGCTCTCCAAGCTTCGTGAGAAAGTTTTAAGACTCCTTGTGATCTTAAAACTCGATAAAACCTCCACGATCAAGAGCATGTGAATAGTACCATCGACGGAGTCCACAGATTCATAGGGTTTTCGAGGGTTCCAAGCCAAACCAAGGGTATGAGCGTGTTGGTTAGGTCACAAGGAACACGAAGAGGGTATTTGAAACCTCGATCCGTGCCAAAATTGTGAAGTGTGATGCTGTCCGTACAaatatggtgaaaatggaagaagtGTCGAGAAGGATGAGAGAGAGAACTAGGAAAGGAAGAAAATGGTGcacatgtgcatgtgtggatgtgtgtgtgtgtatgttttaACCAATCACAAAAGCCAATCCAAAACGTAGCCcattcacatacacacaacCACTAACAAGTAAGGGCAGAAACATCATTCCCACGTTATCGGTAAATTATTTcagaacgggctgtcacagaaCAGTTAAAGAAAGCTATGGCATAAATTGTAAATAACTTATATTAATAGGTTACTTATTTTCTTATGTggcaatttatttaaattttgagttttattggaTGTTTATTCATAGGTGAGTTTTTATCCGAGGTATACAAGTTGTATAGGCCTATACATGGTCAGAAATAAAGATAGCGAGTGTGAGAGATTATTTTTCATGTGGAAGAGAAGACTTTTTCggatttaattttattataaaaataaaaataaaaataattagaaattaGGGTTAAACATTGTTTGCACATAGATATCGACAAAGAACTTGTCCAAGTCTTTTCCAAATATTCCCCTAAccttccttttatttattttttatttcttttaacaaacgatagtatctacactaaggtCATGGGGCTACGTAGTACTACGGTCGGGTGGTATTCGCTCCACATTACCTTAGATATGCTAGTTTCTTATTTGAGTGTGTCAggctaatcaatttcttttttatttttttcatctcttcaatttctatAAAACCTTGTAACTGCAAATTTTGCagaacatgaccaacataaacaTATCCAAGACAGAAATGGTATTGTGGCTACCACTGCTTAATTATTGAAACGTACGGCTAATTATCAaccaataaaaatattattttgaggCCAGAGCTTATACAAAATGTACTCAGCTAGGTTGTTCATGGAACTCTTGGCCATAAATAGAGCGTCTCGACTTTGATGTTTATGAAGATACTAATTGCCTGCTGTAGATGGCAAGATCTTGTCACCCCCTATTTCAGCCGGGGAGTGGGGAGGACGTCGTTGCGTTTTGGTAATGAAACGACGAACAGTATGACGTGCCAACTCGCATCTGGAGACTACTGTTGCCAAGTCCTTGGCCATGAGCACAAATGCTTCTACTTTTGTTTGAGTTTTGACATGTTTGCTGGAGACTGGAACTTTGGCGAAACTGTCTGATGCCCAATCAAGAAGCTCTTCCCCGTAAAAGTGACCTTTCCCGAGGTGCTTGGTGGCCATTGATGAGATTCCTTGCCCAACTTGACTATCACTTGATGTGTAGGTCCACATTGTCCCTTTGATAATGAATAGCATACAATCGAGTGGATCTCCTGTTCGAAAAACGAAGGTGTTCTCAATGTATGTCACTGACTTCAGATATTCGCACATCAACGTCAACATATATTCATCCATGTATTTAGGCTTTTTTACCTACACAAATGCCGCACAAATTTCATCAGAACAACATTGCAGCGAAATTGGATGCAATTGAATAAATAGATGGAGAGAAATCGAGTTTTGAAGAACATACTGTTCTAAGTGCATCCATGAGAAGATGACGTTTTACAGATCTTTTGGTTTTCCAGGGAAGAATAAGGAATGGGTTCTGGACATCAGCATCTTTGTCTTTTTTCAATGCTTGCTCTATGCTATGATTGATTGATTTCTTGATATCATCAGGGAATTTATTTTCGGCTATCCACTGGTTTACGCCCAGCTGCTTCACCTCAATCTTCTGTCTTATCTCTTCTGATTTTTCAGCTTCCAACTGTATTAAAGTCTGTCTCACCACAAGTAGAATTCATTAAGAAGCTCGATCAATGATCTCCTATGTCCTAGCTAGCTACATACCAGAAAGGTATTTTCACCGAAGGACTTAGGTATCTTATATAATTTCAAATCCATTCACAAATAATTGTACACGATAGAGGCGCTGAAGAataacaattgaaaaataaaactgtTATATAGTGAGATTTTGAATGTACCAACCTGTACATGCCGATGAGATATAAAAACAGTAACAAGCCAATGATGGAAATGAGAATTGCAAATAAGTTTTCCCACACATTAGTAGTTGTTGTCAGATTCGTCCCAAAATTACTGCAAAACATTATAGGTACATGACATCATATTAGACAATGCTGCGGAATTAGATAACCCCAAAAAATTTATTCGTTACTAATTCTCTTAAAATTGTTTATTGTCAGTGGATATACTTTTAACCTTAGATTTCGCAAGCCCCACCAGAAAGAGTAAAAGAACTTCTCTCCGAACTTTGTATGCTCTGAGTTATGATTCTTAAGGGAATCGAGAAATATTCCAAAATTAGATAGTGGTAAGGCACCATCTGGAGTATCTAACGGGCAATGCTCGTTTAGAAATGTTATATTTCTCGAAGTAGTAGTTCGACGCCCACAATAGAAAGTATTCGTACATCCTATAGGATCTGGACTATGTTTTGCACAGGCATTGTGCCAACATGATGTCTCTCGTTCAATAGAAAAGAAATACCAAAAAGCTCCAAGTATCTACAAAAGTAACAAATTCATAATCAAATGATTTATCAATTAAGGAATATACAATGCATTATGGAAAAATTATGACTAAGCCGACGTTAACAAAATCGAACAAACAAAAAGTTGTCTTGTAATAATTGATGACGAAAGTAAGTTTGATGGTACATATAATCCGAAACGTACAAACAAAGTCTAAGGTTTCTAAAAGAAAGCTTCATCCAACAAAAGTGAATACAGAATATATATTAATGAAATGACAATCGAAGTGAAACTTACGTGACTGGCAAGAATgtagagaaaaaaattgaatagaccTTTAACCCATATTCCAGCAGTCCTTCGAAGTTCATTGGACGACCAGTGAATTCGATATATCCTTGGTAGATATTGACCAAGAAGGAAGATATTAAGAACCTTTTTATGTTCCACATATCCAGCGCCTCTCATATTGTAAAAAGCAACTAATATTAGCAGCTagagaagagaaataaaaaggtTTTAGAAAAATCCACTAATTACAGCTAGCTAGTTAAGAATagttgcacaaaaaaaaaaacaagtttaatTTCTCTTACTTGTGGGACGGGAAGAAGAGCTAGAAAATCatttatgatggagaaagaCAACCACGACATCTTCTGAGTAATTTTCTTGCCACCTTCAATCAACACTTCTCTTTTTGATTCCCGAAACAAATTTCTCGTGGTATTTGCAGCCACATTAGTCCTCAAATTTTTGTGCATTTCAACTTTAACACCATtgtaaattttatatataaaggGCACAGCGAAAATGGTATCCGTGAGTGATCGCAACACAAGAACAATAGTTCTTAGCTTTTTGTCCATTTGAAGACACTTGTTATCTTGATCaatgattaaaatgtaaaagaatagAGGATCTAGTGAGACGGCAAACACACATGACATAACAAATATCATACTCCACTTGGGAAGTAAGTTCCCTTGTTCATCCCGCATTCCCTTTATTAGGGCATCTAATGCCATTGTAATCGCTGGTTTGCGCTGTCCTGTAACAGATCTTGAAACAACAGAAAAAGAACAAATTGCACTCATCAGAATCATGAAGAAACACAAAAAGATCCAGCAAAGTGCTGGTCGGAGATAGAGTTTATGAGGTATACATAAACTAGTGGATTGTATGTAAGCTACTATGAGCATTCTTTAGCGTGAAGCATACATAAGGGCCGTGTAGTGTAGAAGAATATGCATATGAGTGTTCATGAGAAAAAAACAGGCAGACAAATGAAATGAAGAAAACTAAATGCTCGGCATTTGAAAGCGTAAGGAGGCGTGTTTTCACATGTGAAGCAAAACGGCTACATGCACTACACGTCACCCCGTTGTGTTGTCACGTGTTAGGATTGAAAAGTCGCTACACGTGAAGaggtgtgttgagaatgaaCCCCATAATAATGAGAGGAGAAACCTTACATGGGCTTATGagtaagttgggctactccttatattgttaattggttttataatggaacctcaactttcttttgattataatcACAAGTTACAGCCATACAATGGATGAAGTATTTGGCCAAAGCCAGTACATATAGAAGTCCCAGTGTTTGATACAAAGTTGTATCTGAAAAAATTAGAGACAAAAAATTGCAGTCTTAATGTAAAGAAGTGCTAACCTTGCCTGGTTCTCCACATCTAAAGCTTGTCTTCCACAAGCCATAACTACTGAATCGAGTTTATGATACACCGTGATGATCAGTATTCCATGCTAGCTTTACAGTAAAAAGaaattgtgtgtgtgtatgtgtgtgtgtgtgagagagagagagagagagaaagtttagCTACATGGAAGATTACAGCAACGATGCCTGAATGGCTAAGTTTGGGAGGCTTTCAGTTTACAATGTGGATCAAGTAGAGAGAGAGCAGATTCGAGTGGCGGAAACCGAAGTTTGGTAGCATTCTCTGCATCAAATAGCTAGTTGTTTCATGCAGATGATGATGTTATCTTATATATAAAGTCAAGGGTCcaatgaacagtgttttggtGTAAGCTTCACAGAAAATAAATAGACAGAAATGCCctttaaacaaaaaaactttcaaaagcaaccaaaaataatgcatcaaatgtggtaggggtattttcgtcatgttaatagtgttttttttttaataattagtacctcataatagggcaataatgtgattcactcagttgttcattaaatattactttctctatttttaaacacgttcaaaacatcttaaaaggCATGTAATAGCGGTTATAAAAAATATCTTTCGcacgcagataataatgtgattaaattagttgtcaaattattgttttttttttgtaaacaaacgatattatctacacataGGGGGATGAGAtgggtttagcctcataatgagctagcaataatgtgattcaattaattgtttattaaatattattttctctattcttaaagtaaattcaatagagatcgattttattatgtggatttagctgctttaattggtttatgacgGGTTTCTTCTAGTATGATCTAagatcattcatttatttcaaatatttgatttccttttgtcaatttacacctataaatacatttaaaacgtgtaagttaCGCGTAGCacaccgtgattcaaaaaataccttATGCACGTGCGTGagcgcgtgcatgaaggctagtcgATTTAGAAAATCCCTTTTCGTAAGCAAATCAAAGTTCTATTTATTAACATGCAGTTGGTCTGGACTAATTAGTGCTTCATTTAGACGAGcattttaagtttttgggtAATTTTAGGAAGActgaattttaaaaactaaaagacatggaagttgattagtttattacttaagtattgatagACGTGCTTATTTtcattggtgacacatcatttagtttgcaataaAAATCCATAAAGtgttgaatttgaaccacaaatATTTCAACTACATCTTTAAAGATTCTCACACACACCCAATtttcctttaaagttataattaaATAGACTAAGAACAGAGACATCGCTTCTTGGTGTATATATATCTACATGCAAAAAATTTTAAG contains the following coding sequences:
- the LOC137733145 gene encoding cyclic nucleotide-gated ion channel 1-like — protein: MACGRQALDVENQARSVTGQRKPAITMALDALIKGMRDEQGNLLPKWSMIFVMSCVFAVSLDPLFFYILIIDQDNKCLQMDKKLRTIVLVLRSLTDTIFAVPFIYKIYNGVKVEMHKNLRTNVAANTTRNLFRESKREVLIEGGKKITQKMSWLSFSIINDFLALLPVPQLLILVAFYNMRGAGYVEHKKVLNIFLLGQYLPRIYRIHWSSNELRRTAGIWVKGLFNFFLYILASHILGAFWYFFSIERETSCWHNACAKHSPDPIGCTNTFYCGRRTTTSRNITFLNEHCPLDTPDGALPLSNFGIFLDSLKNHNSEHTKFGEKFFYSFWWGLRNLSNFGTNLTTTTNVWENLFAILISIIGLLLFLYLIGMYRQTLIQLEAEKSEEIRQKIEVKQLGVNQWIAENKFPDDIKKSINHSIEQALKKDKDADVQNPFLILPWKTKRSVKRHLLMDALRTVKKPKYMDEYMLTLMCEYLKSVTYIENTFVFRTGDPLDCMLFIIKGTMWTYTSSDSQVGQGISSMATKHLGKGHFYGEELLDWASDSFAKVPVSSKHVKTQTKVEAFVLMAKDLATVVSRCELARHTVRRFITKTQRRPPHSPAEIGGDKILPSTAGN